Proteins encoded by one window of Alkalinema sp. FACHB-956:
- a CDS encoding inositol monophosphatase family protein, with protein sequence MTDFWTQVLQTAQAVTQQVGDRLLQDFGHMQAIEKADGSLVTQSDQWADAELRRSLQAAFPDHGVLSEETVHIFPPNEWCWIIDPIDGTTNFTRGLPLWGISIGLLYRGTPVFGYVHVPPLGQSFYGYWAGNSGLDMPSGAFCNGQPIQVSADALSGSHFFNLCARSIGVLKNPIPAKIRMLGVATYNVLTIAMGAALGGVEATPKIWDIAATWPIVQAAGGTWKFLAKEPAFPLQPEENYGSHAYPSLVVSHPDLLAIFEPLVRQGLT encoded by the coding sequence ATGACAGATTTTTGGACGCAGGTATTGCAGACAGCACAAGCCGTAACCCAGCAGGTGGGCGATCGCTTACTTCAGGACTTCGGGCACATGCAAGCGATCGAAAAAGCCGATGGCTCCCTCGTGACCCAATCCGATCAATGGGCCGATGCAGAACTGCGCCGATCGCTCCAAGCAGCCTTCCCCGACCATGGCGTCCTCAGCGAAGAAACCGTCCACATCTTCCCACCCAACGAATGGTGCTGGATCATTGATCCCATAGACGGCACCACCAACTTTACGCGCGGCCTGCCCCTCTGGGGCATTTCGATCGGGTTGCTCTATCGCGGCACCCCCGTCTTCGGCTATGTCCACGTGCCGCCCCTGGGCCAATCCTTCTACGGTTACTGGGCAGGCAACTCCGGCCTAGACATGCCCAGCGGAGCCTTTTGCAACGGTCAACCCATCCAAGTCTCTGCCGATGCCCTCAGCGGTAGCCACTTTTTCAACCTCTGCGCCCGCAGCATCGGGGTTCTCAAAAATCCCATCCCGGCCAAAATCCGCATGTTAGGCGTCGCCACCTACAACGTTCTCACCATCGCCATGGGAGCCGCCCTCGGCGGAGTAGAAGCCACCCCAAAAATTTGGGACATTGCCGCAACCTGGCCGATCGTCCAGGCCGCCGGGGGAACCTGGAAATTTCTCGCCAAGGAGCCCGCCTTTCCCCTCCAGCCCGAAGAAAACTATGGATCCCACGCTTATCCCAGCCTGGTGGTCAGCCATCCAGACTTGCTAGCCATCTTTGAACCCCTAGTTCGCCAAGGACTTACATGA
- the rplI gene encoding 50S ribosomal protein L9 has protein sequence MAKRVQVVLTKDVSKLGKLGDVVDVAPGYARNYLFPQKVATNVTPGILKQVERRKELERQRLAELKVEALKQKEALEKAGTLSIAKQVGENDAIFGTVTNQEIAEAIKAAASIELDRRDIDVPEVKKLGEYNAEIKLHPEVSVSVAFAVVAA, from the coding sequence ATGGCAAAACGGGTTCAAGTCGTCCTCACCAAGGACGTGAGCAAACTGGGCAAACTGGGTGATGTGGTGGATGTGGCCCCTGGCTACGCACGGAACTACCTCTTCCCCCAAAAGGTTGCCACCAACGTGACCCCCGGCATCCTCAAACAGGTTGAGCGCCGGAAGGAACTGGAGCGTCAGCGGCTAGCTGAACTGAAAGTAGAAGCTCTGAAGCAAAAAGAAGCCCTGGAAAAAGCAGGTACATTGTCGATCGCTAAACAAGTGGGCGAAAACGACGCAATCTTCGGAACGGTGACCAACCAAGAAATCGCTGAAGCGATCAAGGCTGCCGCCAGCATCGAACTCGATCGTCGGGATATCGATGTTCCTGAAGTCAAAAAACTGGGCGAATACAACGCTGAAATCAAACTGCACCCCGAAGTATCTGTCTCCGTGGCCTTTGCAGTGGTTGCAGCGTAA
- the purE gene encoding 5-(carboxyamino)imidazole ribonucleotide mutase: MEPPIVGIIMGSDSDLPTMQAAIAVCEEFGIAHEVAIVSAHRTPERMVEYAQTAHTRGIQVIIAGAGGAAHLPGMVASLTPLPVIGVPVMTRTLQGVDSLYSIVQMPAGIPVATVAIGNARNAGLLAVRILATHDAALLEKVLAYQTSLKDMVMEKQAKLDQVGYQQYLQNMA; this comes from the coding sequence ATGGAACCGCCGATCGTTGGCATCATTATGGGTAGCGATTCCGATTTGCCCACGATGCAAGCCGCGATCGCGGTGTGTGAAGAATTTGGCATTGCCCATGAAGTGGCGATCGTCTCAGCCCACCGTACCCCAGAGCGCATGGTGGAATACGCCCAAACTGCCCATACACGAGGGATTCAAGTCATTATTGCCGGAGCTGGGGGAGCTGCGCATTTGCCGGGGATGGTTGCCTCGCTGACGCCGTTGCCCGTGATTGGGGTACCCGTCATGACCCGCACCTTGCAGGGCGTGGATTCCCTCTATTCCATTGTGCAAATGCCAGCGGGCATTCCCGTGGCCACGGTGGCGATCGGCAATGCACGGAATGCAGGGTTACTCGCCGTGCGGATTCTAGCGACCCACGATGCAGCCCTACTGGAAAAAGTGCTGGCCTACCAGACCAGCCTGAAAGACATGGTCATGGAAAAACAAGCCAAACTGGATCAAGTCGGCTATCAGCAATACTTGCAGAACATGGCCTAG
- a CDS encoding tetratricopeptide repeat protein, producing MVQTQDVNTESLLEQALALSQKGDYSAAIELFNRVLETRPDSLIAWSEKASTLLNAGQQEAAMTCLNKALTAHPSSPYLQYQRGWIAHVAGQYADAILSFQRVLQLQPNYPNTHYSLGLSLYTIERYEEAIPYLSKALDLDPQSADAWYLQGAALYATGRYEGAITHFNRALEMKPDNADALSGRGNALLCLGDYEAAASSYAQALAIDIEDPVIWYHRGLALKQMNRHEPAIDCYQKAIKLHPDYASAWYGQGFSCMRLEDYETALASFDKALDLQPNYYEAWYNRGVILKTLNRLEEALVSYDRAIELRPTDFRAWNNRGGLLVSLGQLETALKSYDKVLELRPDDQIALKNRSAVLRKLQSQASA from the coding sequence ATGGTGCAAACGCAAGATGTCAACACTGAAAGCCTCCTTGAACAGGCCCTTGCCCTGAGTCAAAAGGGCGATTATTCCGCTGCGATCGAATTATTCAACCGAGTGCTTGAAACGCGCCCGGATTCCCTGATTGCCTGGAGCGAAAAAGCCAGCACCTTGCTGAATGCGGGCCAGCAGGAAGCTGCCATGACCTGCCTGAACAAAGCGCTGACGGCTCACCCTTCGTCGCCCTACTTGCAGTACCAACGGGGTTGGATTGCCCATGTGGCGGGCCAGTATGCCGATGCGATTCTGAGTTTTCAGCGCGTCTTGCAACTGCAACCGAACTATCCCAACACCCATTACAGTTTGGGCCTCTCGCTCTATACGATCGAACGCTACGAAGAGGCGATTCCCTACTTATCTAAAGCGTTAGATTTGGATCCCCAATCCGCCGATGCCTGGTACCTGCAAGGGGCTGCGCTCTACGCTACGGGGCGCTACGAAGGAGCCATTACCCACTTTAATCGGGCCTTGGAAATGAAACCGGACAATGCGGATGCCCTCAGTGGTCGGGGCAATGCATTGCTCTGTTTGGGGGACTATGAAGCCGCCGCTTCCAGTTATGCCCAAGCCCTCGCGATCGACATTGAAGATCCCGTGATTTGGTACCATCGCGGCCTTGCCCTCAAGCAAATGAACCGCCACGAGCCCGCGATCGATTGCTACCAGAAGGCCATTAAACTCCATCCCGACTATGCCTCGGCTTGGTATGGCCAAGGCTTTTCCTGTATGCGGTTGGAGGACTATGAAACGGCTCTGGCCAGCTTTGACAAGGCGCTCGATCTGCAACCGAACTATTACGAGGCTTGGTACAACCGAGGGGTCATCCTAAAAACCTTAAATCGCTTGGAGGAAGCTCTGGTGAGTTATGACCGAGCGATCGAGTTACGACCGACAGATTTCCGGGCTTGGAACAATCGAGGCGGCTTATTGGTCAGCCTGGGCCAATTAGAAACCGCTCTCAAAAGTTACGATAAGGTGCTGGAACTGCGCCCCGATGACCAGATCGCCCTGAAGAATCGATCGGCGGTGTTGCGGAAGTTGCAATCCCAAGCCAGTGCTTAA
- a CDS encoding AAA-like domain-containing protein: MPYQVGGSLPPDASTYVYRQADDTLFHALKTCNFCYVFNARQMGKSSLRLQTALRLQAVGVHCATIDLTEIGTQRITIDQWYAAIAAYLLKRLQISFALAPWWQERQHLSNITRLNDLIETIVLPSIDGPIVIFMDEIDSVLGLNFPTDDFFAWIRHCYNHRADNPHYQRLTFCLIGVTTPSQLITDKSRTPFNIGQAIELQGFQFDECHPLLQGLAEFADPGTILQRILDWTNGQPFLTQKLCQLMKTYDYITMQDFSQDATLASAVNSCNECLQRWVDEVVQSQILDRWENQDEPEHLKTIRDRLLQTPQTAPRLLGLYQHILDAEDGTNPRQGVAGKAIEGSLEETELILTGLVEKRQNRLRIKNPIYQQVFTTTWVCQQLSKLRPYDKALSDWVASGQTDESRLLRGQALMDAQLWSQTQSLSDLDYQFLAASEKYDRWEMQQILEADRAKAVESELVAVTKAAKLQQSFLGAMTTGLCISTILGLTAFFQSRQAIGNAYQAKLNEVKALASSSQGLFASDRQLDAMIDAIKAKLRLQELQRLNDGPIDPAIQTQVETVLQQAIYNTNEFNQLQRHQGGVLAVDISPDGQLIATGSNDKTVKIWRQDGTLLNTLPHSATIHRLAFGPDSQYLVTGGLDGTINLWRVDGTLVKTIQGHPAPVWGVAFSPNGQLLASASGDSTIKIWHLDGTLKATLRGNQKSVWGVAFSANSQYLVSVGVDRTVRFWTVDGKLLKTQTDHQNAVWDIALCQASNLFVSASGDRTAKIWRADGTLVRTLVGNHPMLGVACSRNGEYIATSGTDNWVKIWKSDGTFIRNLKQHNAVIRDVSLSANGLMAASASDDTLVKLWRRNQYLLTPMNGHQDIVWELATSPNGKLIATVSGDDTLKLWHTDGRLIQTLQNVDSGFRSVTFSPDSRMMITVGNSLKVHLWNLGDRDHPHIHLLRSFPGHTASIYAVAISPDGQTIVSAGDDNMIKFWSIAGQLLHSIKAHKERIWKLAFSPDGKRLASASEDGTAKLWSIDGKPIATLRGQGTVWGVAFSPDGQMVASASRDDTFKLWRLDGSLIQTVVTQSQGITRIAFSPDGSTIATAGVDNTVKLWNLRGQLLRTLPGHHGIVSSLAFTPDGKRLVSGSDDSTVVLWDLPRIQALDELETACNWVRSYLRTSPKFTEPERQLCQFPRKP, translated from the coding sequence ATGCCCTATCAAGTTGGTGGCAGTCTTCCTCCAGATGCTTCGACCTATGTGTATCGACAGGCGGATGATACTTTATTCCATGCTCTGAAAACGTGTAATTTCTGCTATGTGTTTAATGCAAGGCAGATGGGGAAGTCCAGTCTGCGGTTGCAAACTGCCCTGCGGCTACAAGCTGTGGGTGTACATTGTGCCACGATCGACCTGACGGAAATTGGCACACAGCGCATTACGATCGACCAGTGGTATGCTGCGATCGCGGCTTATTTGCTGAAACGCTTACAGATTTCCTTTGCTTTAGCACCCTGGTGGCAGGAACGGCAGCACCTGTCTAATATTACTCGTCTGAATGATTTAATTGAAACGATTGTTTTGCCCAGTATTGATGGCCCCATTGTCATTTTTATGGATGAAATTGACAGTGTGCTGGGGTTGAATTTTCCAACGGATGATTTCTTTGCCTGGATTCGTCATTGTTATAACCATCGGGCAGATAATCCCCATTACCAACGGCTCACCTTTTGCTTGATTGGGGTGACGACGCCGAGTCAGCTAATTACAGATAAATCGCGGACGCCCTTTAATATTGGTCAAGCGATCGAACTTCAGGGGTTTCAATTCGATGAATGCCATCCTTTACTCCAAGGGCTAGCAGAATTTGCCGACCCTGGGACAATCCTGCAACGCATCCTAGATTGGACGAATGGCCAACCCTTTCTAACGCAGAAATTATGTCAGTTGATGAAAACCTACGACTACATCACAATGCAGGATTTCTCCCAGGACGCAACACTTGCATCGGCTGTCAATTCCTGTAATGAATGCTTACAGCGTTGGGTAGATGAGGTTGTGCAAAGCCAAATCCTCGATCGTTGGGAAAATCAGGATGAACCGGAACATCTGAAAACCATTCGCGATCGCCTGCTGCAAACGCCGCAAACTGCGCCTCGCCTCCTAGGGTTGTATCAACACATTCTGGACGCTGAGGATGGGACAAACCCAAGGCAAGGGGTGGCAGGCAAAGCGATCGAAGGCAGTCTGGAAGAAACGGAATTAATTTTGACGGGGTTAGTTGAAAAACGGCAAAATCGCCTTCGGATCAAAAATCCAATTTATCAGCAGGTATTCACAACCACCTGGGTTTGCCAACAGCTCAGTAAATTGCGCCCCTATGATAAAGCCTTGAGTGACTGGGTGGCCTCTGGCCAAACCGATGAGTCTCGGCTGCTGCGCGGCCAAGCGTTGATGGATGCCCAGCTATGGAGCCAAACCCAGAGCTTAAGCGATTTGGATTATCAATTCCTGGCAGCAAGCGAAAAGTACGATCGCTGGGAAATGCAACAGATCCTCGAAGCAGACCGAGCTAAGGCTGTGGAGTCGGAATTAGTCGCGGTGACCAAAGCCGCTAAACTCCAGCAGTCTTTTTTAGGAGCGATGACCACTGGACTTTGTATTTCCACGATTTTAGGACTCACTGCATTCTTTCAGTCCCGCCAAGCGATCGGGAATGCCTACCAAGCCAAATTGAACGAAGTCAAAGCCCTCGCCTCCTCCTCCCAGGGGTTGTTTGCCTCCGATCGACAACTGGATGCCATGATCGATGCGATTAAGGCAAAGCTACGGCTCCAAGAGCTGCAACGTCTTAACGATGGGCCGATCGATCCCGCCATTCAGACCCAAGTAGAGACCGTCCTCCAGCAAGCCATCTATAACACTAACGAATTCAATCAATTACAGAGACACCAAGGGGGCGTGTTGGCGGTAGATATCAGTCCCGACGGACAGTTGATTGCTACGGGTAGTAACGATAAAACGGTCAAAATTTGGCGGCAAGATGGCACGCTTCTCAACACATTGCCTCATTCAGCCACGATCCATCGTCTCGCCTTTGGGCCAGATAGCCAGTACCTCGTGACCGGAGGCTTAGATGGCACAATCAACCTTTGGCGTGTAGATGGCACCTTGGTAAAAACCATCCAAGGGCATCCAGCCCCCGTGTGGGGGGTCGCCTTCAGTCCCAATGGGCAGTTGCTGGCCTCCGCCAGTGGCGATAGCACCATTAAAATTTGGCACCTTGACGGAACCTTAAAAGCCACGCTACGCGGCAACCAAAAATCGGTTTGGGGGGTAGCTTTTAGTGCGAATAGTCAGTACCTCGTTTCGGTTGGGGTCGATCGCACGGTGCGGTTTTGGACGGTGGATGGAAAACTACTCAAAACCCAAACCGATCACCAAAATGCGGTGTGGGATATTGCGTTATGCCAAGCATCAAATTTGTTTGTTTCTGCCAGTGGCGATCGGACTGCAAAAATCTGGCGAGCCGATGGCACCTTGGTGAGAACCCTAGTAGGTAACCATCCTATGCTCGGCGTGGCTTGTAGTCGCAACGGGGAATACATTGCTACCAGTGGTACTGATAATTGGGTCAAAATTTGGAAATCCGATGGCACCTTTATCCGCAATCTTAAGCAACACAATGCGGTGATTCGGGATGTGTCTCTCAGTGCGAATGGTTTGATGGCGGCATCGGCCAGCGATGATACGTTGGTCAAACTCTGGCGACGCAATCAATATTTGTTGACTCCAATGAATGGCCATCAAGACATCGTTTGGGAATTGGCAACTAGCCCCAATGGCAAACTGATTGCAACGGTGAGTGGTGATGATACTCTCAAACTTTGGCACACGGATGGGAGACTCATCCAGACGTTGCAGAACGTGGACTCTGGATTTCGGAGTGTTACGTTTAGTCCAGATAGCCGAATGATGATTACGGTGGGGAATAGCCTCAAGGTGCACCTGTGGAATTTGGGCGATCGCGATCATCCTCATATCCATTTGCTGCGATCGTTTCCTGGTCACACAGCCAGCATTTATGCCGTTGCCATCAGTCCCGATGGTCAAACGATTGTGTCTGCGGGGGATGACAATATGATTAAATTCTGGTCGATCGCTGGCCAATTGCTCCACAGCATTAAGGCCCACAAAGAACGCATCTGGAAGTTAGCCTTTAGTCCCGATGGTAAGCGCTTGGCTTCCGCTAGTGAAGATGGGACGGCCAAGCTCTGGTCGATCGACGGCAAACCGATCGCCACTCTACGGGGACAAGGGACTGTCTGGGGCGTGGCCTTTAGTCCCGATGGTCAAATGGTGGCGTCCGCCAGTCGCGACGATACCTTCAAACTGTGGCGACTCGATGGCAGTTTGATCCAAACGGTCGTGACCCAGAGTCAAGGGATCACTCGCATTGCGTTCAGTCCCGATGGCAGCACGATCGCCACCGCCGGGGTCGATAACACGGTTAAGCTCTGGAATCTCCGTGGGCAGTTACTCAGAACTTTACCAGGGCACCATGGAATTGTTTCCAGCCTCGCCTTTACGCCCGATGGGAAGCGTTTAGTGTCTGGCAGTGACGACAGTACGGTGGTTTTGTGGGATTTGCCGAGGATTCAGGCCCTCGATGAATTGGAGACAGCCTGTAACTGGGTTAGAAGTTATCTGCGAACCAGTCCTAAGTTTACAGAGCCGGAGCGCCAATTATGCCAGTTCCCAAGGAAACCCTAG
- the mfd gene encoding transcription-repair coupling factor translates to MAFSSVTRTLGKLPITGELLSKLAQQQVLHLSGLARLPKGIVSSTLAQAANRPLLVITATLEEAGRWAAQLEAMGWQTVHFYPTSETSPYEPFDPEAEMVWGQLQVIADLVARATTIANSPETANNASRFAIVTTERALQPHLPPVEAFAPYSITVEKGAEIKSSILGRQLARLGYEKVALVESEGQWSQRGDIIDVFPVSAELPVRLDLFGDELEQLREFDPATQRSLDRLDRLVLTPTSFSPIIQTALSDENCRLLQTYLNEEDWEQLEQGIPIEGLRRFLGLAFEQPASLLDYLPDSTIIALDEVEMAAAHSERWFEHVQEHWDELGQPEAMPATHRHFTETIAQTEIFDRIYLTEIAEVNSGLNLSSRPIPAVPHQFGKLAEILRGEREKGFAIWLVSAQPSRSVALLQEHDCPAQFIPNPKDFPAIDKLITYRTPIGLKYSGLAELEGFILPTFRAVVVTDREFFGQHTLTTPTYIRKRRQATSKQVDPNKLQPNDYVVHKNHGIGKFIKLESLTINGETREYLVLQYADGTLRVAADQVGALSRFRPAGDRKPELNKMSSKAWEKTKSKVKKAIKKVAVDLLQLYAQRAQQQGFAYPDDSPWQLEMEESFPYQPTPDQLKAVQDVKQDMESDRPMDRLVCGDVGFGKTEVAIRAIFKAVTSGKQVALLAPTTILTQQHYHTLKERFAPYPIKIGLLNRFKTTNEKKDIIQRMGTGEMDIVVGTHQLLGKNVGFRDLGLLVIDEEQRFGVNQKEKIKSLRTQIDVLTLSATPIPRTLYMSLSGVREMSLITTPPPSRRPIKTHLSPYDPEIIRSALRQELDRGGQIFYVVPRIEGIEEISAKIREMIPSARIAIAHGQMMDAELEATMLAFSQAEADILVCTTIVESGLDIPRVNTILIEDAQLFGLAQLYQLRGRVGRAGIQAHAWLFYPRQKELTDTARQRLRALQEYTQLGSGYQLAMRDMEIRGVGNLLGAEQSGQMDAIGFDLYMEMLDEAIREIRGQEIPKVDDTQIDLSLTAFIPADYIADADQKMAAYRAVSTAAGKKELAEIAADWVDRYGQIPVAAQQLLRVMELKQIARTLGFSRIKPEGKQHVVLETPMEEPAWNLLKENLPNHLHSRFVYQPGKVTVRGLGTLKADQQLEHLTNWLNQMKGALPEAGQGSIGTPSSDTSLQTN, encoded by the coding sequence ATGGCTTTCTCATCGGTAACTCGCACCCTTGGCAAACTCCCCATTACTGGAGAACTGTTAAGCAAACTGGCGCAACAGCAGGTTCTCCATTTATCTGGACTGGCACGGCTACCCAAGGGCATTGTTAGTTCCACCTTGGCGCAGGCTGCTAATCGTCCTTTGCTCGTCATTACTGCCACGCTGGAAGAGGCGGGACGTTGGGCGGCCCAATTGGAAGCTATGGGTTGGCAAACGGTGCACTTCTATCCCACCTCCGAAACGTCGCCCTACGAACCCTTTGACCCCGAAGCGGAAATGGTCTGGGGACAGTTACAGGTGATTGCGGATTTAGTGGCTCGTGCAACTACGATCGCCAACAGTCCCGAAACCGCAAACAATGCTTCTCGCTTTGCGATCGTCACAACGGAACGGGCATTGCAACCCCACTTGCCGCCGGTAGAGGCTTTTGCGCCTTACAGCATTACTGTGGAGAAAGGTGCAGAAATCAAATCGTCAATACTGGGACGACAATTGGCACGATTGGGTTATGAAAAAGTTGCGCTCGTGGAAAGTGAAGGGCAGTGGAGCCAACGGGGGGACATTATTGATGTGTTTCCGGTGTCCGCAGAATTGCCCGTGCGCTTGGATTTATTCGGTGATGAATTGGAGCAATTGCGGGAATTTGATCCGGCTACGCAACGATCGCTCGATCGCCTCGATCGTTTAGTTCTCACGCCCACCAGTTTTAGTCCGATTATTCAAACTGCGCTTTCCGATGAGAACTGTCGGTTGTTGCAAACCTATTTGAATGAAGAGGATTGGGAACAGCTGGAACAAGGCATCCCGATCGAAGGATTGCGCCGCTTTTTGGGCCTTGCTTTTGAACAACCCGCTTCCTTACTGGATTATCTCCCGGATAGCACGATCATTGCCCTGGATGAAGTGGAAATGGCTGCGGCCCATAGCGAACGCTGGTTCGAGCATGTGCAGGAACATTGGGACGAGCTAGGTCAACCCGAGGCTATGCCTGCGACCCATCGCCATTTCACAGAGACGATCGCGCAAACGGAAATTTTCGATCGCATTTACCTAACGGAAATTGCGGAAGTCAACAGTGGTTTGAATCTCTCCAGTCGTCCGATTCCGGCGGTACCCCACCAATTTGGCAAACTGGCGGAAATTCTGCGGGGAGAACGGGAGAAAGGGTTTGCTATTTGGTTGGTTTCAGCGCAACCCTCACGATCGGTCGCATTGCTACAGGAACACGACTGTCCGGCTCAGTTTATTCCCAATCCCAAGGACTTTCCCGCGATCGATAAACTGATTACCTATCGCACCCCGATCGGGCTGAAATATTCCGGTTTGGCAGAACTGGAAGGCTTTATTTTGCCGACGTTTCGGGCGGTGGTGGTGACCGATCGGGAATTCTTTGGGCAACATACGTTAACCACACCGACTTATATTCGCAAACGCCGACAGGCTACCTCGAAACAGGTTGATCCGAATAAATTACAACCCAATGATTATGTGGTGCATAAGAACCACGGGATTGGTAAATTTATCAAACTGGAAAGCCTGACGATCAATGGTGAGACACGGGAATATCTCGTGTTGCAATACGCCGATGGTACGCTGCGGGTTGCGGCAGACCAAGTCGGTGCGTTATCGCGATTCCGGCCAGCGGGTGATCGTAAACCGGAATTGAATAAAATGTCCAGCAAAGCCTGGGAGAAAACTAAGAGCAAAGTTAAGAAGGCCATCAAGAAAGTGGCGGTGGACTTGCTGCAACTCTACGCCCAGCGAGCCCAACAGCAGGGCTTTGCCTACCCGGATGATAGCCCTTGGCAATTGGAAATGGAGGAATCTTTCCCCTACCAGCCTACGCCGGATCAGCTCAAAGCGGTGCAGGATGTTAAGCAGGACATGGAAAGCGATCGACCGATGGATCGCTTGGTCTGCGGGGATGTCGGTTTTGGCAAAACGGAAGTGGCTATTCGAGCTATTTTCAAAGCGGTTACGTCCGGTAAACAGGTGGCGCTGTTGGCTCCTACAACGATTTTGACCCAACAGCATTACCACACCCTGAAGGAACGGTTTGCGCCCTATCCGATAAAAATTGGCTTGCTCAACCGCTTCAAGACCACCAACGAGAAGAAGGACATTATCCAACGCATGGGTACGGGCGAAATGGATATCGTGGTTGGTACCCATCAGTTGCTGGGGAAAAATGTTGGGTTTAGAGATTTAGGATTGCTGGTGATTGATGAAGAACAACGGTTTGGAGTCAATCAAAAGGAAAAAATTAAATCACTGCGAACCCAGATTGATGTCTTAACGCTGAGTGCAACGCCGATTCCTAGAACCCTGTATATGTCACTCTCTGGTGTGCGGGAGATGAGCCTCATTACCACACCACCGCCTTCCCGGCGTCCGATTAAAACCCATCTGTCTCCCTACGATCCGGAAATTATTCGATCGGCCCTGCGCCAGGAACTCGATCGGGGTGGCCAAATTTTTTATGTTGTGCCGCGTATTGAAGGGATTGAGGAAATTTCCGCTAAAATTCGCGAAATGATTCCCAGTGCCCGCATCGCGATCGCCCATGGGCAAATGATGGATGCGGAATTGGAAGCGACGATGCTGGCTTTTAGCCAAGCGGAGGCGGATATTCTGGTGTGTACAACGATCGTGGAATCGGGGCTGGATATTCCCCGTGTCAATACGATTTTGATTGAAGATGCCCAACTATTTGGCTTGGCGCAGTTGTATCAGTTGCGGGGCCGGGTGGGACGGGCCGGAATTCAAGCCCATGCTTGGCTGTTCTATCCCCGCCAGAAGGAACTGACCGATACCGCGCGCCAACGGCTCCGGGCACTCCAGGAATACACACAGCTGGGGTCGGGCTACCAATTGGCGATGCGGGATATGGAAATTCGCGGGGTGGGTAACCTGCTGGGGGCGGAACAGTCGGGACAAATGGATGCGATCGGCTTTGACCTGTATATGGAAATGCTGGATGAAGCCATTCGGGAAATTCGCGGGCAGGAAATTCCTAAGGTTGATGATACGCAGATTGACCTCAGCCTGACGGCGTTTATTCCTGCGGATTACATTGCCGATGCGGATCAAAAAATGGCCGCTTATCGAGCGGTGTCCACGGCGGCGGGTAAGAAAGAACTGGCAGAAATTGCGGCTGATTGGGTCGATCGCTATGGGCAAATTCCCGTTGCGGCTCAACAGTTGTTGCGGGTGATGGAACTGAAACAAATTGCCCGCACCCTTGGGTTCTCCCGCATTAAACCGGAAGGTAAACAACATGTGGTGTTGGAAACGCCGATGGAAGAACCGGCTTGGAATTTGCTCAAGGAGAATTTACCGAATCATTTGCACAGCCGCTTTGTCTATCAGCCTGGGAAGGTGACTGTGCGGGGGTTAGGGACGCTGAAAGCGGATCAGCAATTGGAACATTTAACCAACTGGCTGAACCAAATGAAGGGTGCGCTGCCGGAAGCGGGGCAGGGTTCGATCGGGACTCCGTCATCGGATACCTCTCTCCAGACGAACTAG
- a CDS encoding Uma2 family endonuclease has protein sequence MTMTTSSVQGKSNSTQKLTLEDFLNYHDGTDNRYELVDGELKLMSLGSTKHSKIIRFLDRTLEAEIARSQQPWIVLASLMGVQSPRGRRWDTCRIPDLMIMSVQQYDEMTDLQAVIPLDQPSPLLVVEVVSESTKSEDYRSKHAEYCVLEIAEYWIVDPIAQQVTVCVFEDGGYTDYVFAGDAVIVSALLPALQLTVAQVLAG, from the coding sequence ATGACGATGACGACTTCTTCTGTACAAGGGAAAAGTAACTCAACCCAAAAACTCACGCTAGAGGATTTTCTGAACTACCACGATGGCACAGATAACCGTTACGAATTGGTGGATGGGGAGCTAAAGCTGATGTCTCTAGGATCGACGAAACATAGCAAAATTATTCGCTTCTTAGACCGAACATTAGAGGCTGAGATTGCTCGATCGCAACAACCTTGGATCGTCTTAGCAAGCTTGATGGGGGTTCAATCACCCCGAGGTCGTCGCTGGGATACTTGCCGGATTCCTGATCTGATGATTATGTCAGTGCAGCAATATGATGAAATGACCGATCTCCAAGCGGTAATTCCCCTCGATCAACCGTCTCCCTTGTTAGTCGTTGAAGTGGTCAGCGAATCTACCAAGTCCGAGGATTACCGATCGAAACATGCAGAATATTGTGTGCTGGAAATTGCGGAATATTGGATTGTTGATCCGATCGCCCAGCAGGTCACGGTTTGCGTCTTTGAGGACGGTGGCTACACGGATTATGTTTTTGCGGGGGATGCGGTCATTGTCTCGGCATTGTTGCCAGCATTGCAATTAACAGTCGCCCAAGTGTTAGCTGGTTAA